A window of Streptomyces sp. SAI-127 contains these coding sequences:
- a CDS encoding DNA-formamidopyrimidine glycosylase family protein has protein sequence MPELPEVEALKDFLTENLVGHEIVRVLPVAISVLKTYDPPPTAVEGREVIAVHRHGKFLDLETDGGPHFVTHLARAGWLHWKDRLPDGPPRPGKGPLALRVALETGAGFDLTEAGTQKRLAVYVVADPHQVPGIARLGPDPLAEGFDETSFAALLKDERRQLKGALRDQTLIAGVGNAYSDEILHAARMSPFKLAASLTPEETATLYRALRETLTEAVERSRGVAAGRLKSEKKSGLRVHGRTGDPCPVCGDTIREVSFSDSSLQYCPTCQTGGRPLADRRMSRLLK, from the coding sequence ATGCCGGAACTCCCCGAGGTGGAAGCGCTCAAGGACTTCCTGACCGAGAACCTGGTCGGCCACGAGATCGTGCGTGTACTGCCGGTGGCCATCAGCGTCCTGAAGACGTACGACCCTCCGCCCACCGCCGTCGAGGGCCGCGAGGTGATCGCCGTGCACCGCCACGGCAAGTTCCTCGACCTGGAGACGGACGGCGGCCCGCACTTCGTCACCCACCTGGCCCGCGCGGGCTGGCTGCACTGGAAGGACCGCCTCCCCGACGGCCCGCCCCGCCCCGGCAAGGGCCCCCTCGCCCTGCGCGTGGCCCTGGAGACCGGCGCGGGCTTCGACCTCACGGAGGCGGGCACCCAGAAACGCCTGGCGGTGTACGTGGTGGCCGACCCGCACCAGGTCCCCGGCATCGCCCGTCTGGGCCCGGACCCGCTGGCCGAGGGCTTCGACGAGACGAGCTTCGCGGCCCTGCTGAAGGACGAACGCCGGCAGCTGAAGGGCGCCCTGCGCGACCAGACGCTCATCGCCGGCGTGGGCAACGCCTACAGCGACGAGATCCTGCACGCGGCGAGAATGTCCCCGTTCAAACTGGCCGCCTCCCTGACCCCCGAGGAGACGGCGACCCTCTACCGGGCCCTGCGCGAGACCCTCACCGAAGCGGTGGAACGCTCAAGGGGTGTGGCGGCGGGCCGCCTGAAGTCGGAGAAGAAGTCCGGCCTCCGCGTCCACGGCCGCACCGGTGACCCCTGCCCGGTCTGTGGCGACACCATCCGGGAGGTCTCCTTCAGCGACTCCTCCCTTCAGTACTGCCCCACCTGCCAGACGGGCGGCAGACCACTGGCGGACCGGAGGATGTCGAGACTGCTCAAGTGA
- a CDS encoding SpoIIE family protein phosphatase, with product MVDRGASALSLPDDWPAHPDPILALNRMGSFDWDLDSGLFHMDAQAHEVFDLRPDEFDDNPVSLAGRVPRAEAHRLDALVAQAIKDGSENYGTYFRLRCRDGSLRWTHTQGYIRRDETGRPRRIIGIVRDATQEMGELEARREQAAQDEARRQQTNVVQLTTAALAHARTVQDVIDVLKDTHGLTHLGATSLVMGLVEAGRIRLIAEGPAGSFVPGTDITRIDEPYPMSEAVRTLTPRFIESPQEFADRYPILWPHITGLNITSAAYLPLIAEARPIGAMGLLYSDRYGFTPEDRNVLIALGSSIAQSLQRAMLYEQEKDLATGLQQAMLPRTIPSVPGADVAVRYRAASTEGSLGRDIGGDWYDLIPLPGGRVGAVIGDVQGHDTHAAAVMGQLRIVLRAYAAEGHTPATVMARASVFLHELDTDRFATCLYAEADLSTGVVQVVRAGHIDPLVRQAGGSCRRVTVDGGLPLGLSAEFGQLDYPVATLELGPGDTLLLCTDGLVEEPGADLDDGMQTLTTLITAGPTDVWELADRLIDVAEERAGDDDVALLLLLRRGLDGPQSGGRVQQHVAPGDPEALTQARHMIRAAVGSWGARERSDEIELVADELITNALMHTEGAAIVTLRVLTRSDRRMRVEVEDSSSALPRRREAGESGVSGRGLLLVDLLSDVWGVEARGGGKCVWCEFVVRERT from the coding sequence TGCCGAGGGCCGAGGCCCACCGCCTGGACGCCCTGGTCGCCCAGGCGATCAAGGACGGCAGCGAGAACTACGGCACCTACTTCCGCCTGCGATGCCGCGACGGCAGCCTGCGCTGGACCCACACCCAGGGCTACATCCGTCGCGACGAGACGGGCCGCCCGCGGCGGATCATCGGCATCGTCCGCGACGCCACCCAGGAGATGGGCGAGCTGGAGGCCCGCCGGGAGCAGGCCGCCCAGGACGAGGCCAGGCGCCAGCAGACCAACGTCGTCCAGCTCACCACCGCCGCCCTCGCCCACGCCCGCACCGTCCAGGACGTCATCGACGTCCTCAAGGACACCCACGGACTCACCCACCTCGGCGCCACCAGCCTGGTCATGGGCCTGGTCGAGGCCGGCCGGATCCGGCTGATCGCCGAGGGCCCCGCGGGCAGCTTCGTGCCCGGCACCGACATCACCCGGATCGACGAGCCGTACCCGATGAGCGAGGCCGTGCGCACGCTCACCCCGCGCTTCATCGAGTCACCGCAGGAGTTCGCCGATCGCTACCCGATCCTGTGGCCGCACATCACCGGCCTCAACATCACCTCAGCCGCCTACCTCCCGCTGATCGCCGAGGCCCGTCCGATCGGCGCGATGGGTCTGCTGTACAGCGACCGGTACGGCTTCACTCCCGAGGACCGCAACGTCCTGATCGCCCTCGGCAGCAGCATCGCCCAGAGCCTCCAGCGGGCCATGCTGTACGAGCAGGAGAAGGACCTCGCCACCGGGCTCCAGCAGGCGATGCTGCCGCGCACCATCCCGAGCGTCCCCGGCGCAGACGTCGCCGTCCGCTACCGGGCCGCCAGCACCGAAGGCTCACTGGGCCGGGACATCGGCGGCGACTGGTACGACCTGATCCCGCTGCCCGGCGGCCGCGTCGGCGCCGTCATCGGAGACGTCCAGGGCCATGACACGCACGCCGCCGCCGTCATGGGCCAGCTGCGGATCGTCCTCCGGGCCTACGCGGCCGAGGGGCACACCCCGGCCACCGTGATGGCCCGCGCCTCCGTGTTTCTCCACGAACTAGACACCGACCGCTTCGCGACCTGTCTGTACGCGGAGGCCGACCTGTCCACCGGAGTCGTCCAGGTGGTCCGGGCGGGCCACATCGACCCGCTGGTCCGGCAGGCCGGGGGCAGCTGCCGCCGGGTGACCGTGGACGGGGGACTGCCGCTCGGGCTGTCCGCCGAGTTCGGGCAGCTCGACTATCCCGTGGCCACCCTCGAACTCGGCCCCGGGGACACCCTGCTGCTGTGCACCGACGGGCTCGTCGAAGAGCCCGGCGCCGACCTCGACGACGGCATGCAGACCCTCACGACCCTCATCACGGCCGGCCCCACCGACGTGTGGGAGCTGGCCGACCGGCTCATCGACGTGGCCGAGGAACGCGCCGGCGACGACGACGTGGCGCTGCTCCTGCTGCTCCGCCGCGGCCTGGACGGCCCGCAGTCCGGCGGCCGCGTCCAGCAGCACGTGGCGCCCGGGGACCCCGAGGCCCTCACCCAGGCCCGGCACATGATCCGGGCCGCGGTCGGCTCCTGGGGCGCGCGGGAGCGCTCCGACGAGATCGAACTGGTCGCCGACGAGCTGATCACCAACGCCCTGATGCACACCGAGGGCGCCGCGATCGTCACCCTGCGGGTCCTGACCCGCTCCGACCGGCGGATGCGCGTCGAGGTCGAGGACTCCTCCAGCGCCCTGCCCCGCCGCCGGGAGGCGGGCGAGTCGGGGGTCTCGGGCCGAGGCCTGCTCCTGGTCGACCTGCTGAGCGACGTCTGGGGCGTGGAGGCGCGGGGCGGCGGGAAGTGCGTGTGGTGCGAGTTCGTCGTACGGGAGCGGACCTGA